Proteins co-encoded in one Bremerella sp. TYQ1 genomic window:
- a CDS encoding glycosyltransferase family 4 protein, translated as MNASENAGHNIGFVGTRFAGTDGVSLEAAKWAKVLWDYKHVSYWYGGKMDTDPDITSLVPHAYFGHPDIQWINRRIFGTTTRDPEVTRRIFALAEYLKHTLYEFTRRFNIEVMIVQNALCIPMNVPLGVAITMFIAETGFPTIAHHHDFYWERDRFSVNGINDILSMAFPPTLPSIQHVTINLPGQADLSHRKGQSSILVPNVLDFEDPPVNDDYPHTFKEDIGLSPEDIVILQPTRVVPRKGIEHAISLVNSLNNPKYKLVITHESGDEGDEYMHALQEMAERQNVDLRFVAERVGEERGYDREGRKIYTLGDCYAAADFISYPSLYEGFGNALIEAFYFKKPVLVNRYSIFVTDIEPKGFKVVTMDGYLTKDVVTQVRNLMEDEAYRQEVVEHNFELGKRFFSYSVLKRKLRALVTNFTGMDDL; from the coding sequence ATGAACGCATCTGAAAACGCAGGGCACAACATTGGCTTCGTGGGTACACGGTTCGCTGGTACCGATGGGGTTTCCCTCGAGGCGGCTAAGTGGGCCAAAGTGCTTTGGGACTACAAGCATGTCAGCTATTGGTATGGCGGAAAAATGGACACCGATCCAGACATCACCAGTCTGGTTCCGCATGCCTATTTCGGCCATCCTGACATCCAGTGGATCAATCGCCGTATCTTCGGCACGACCACGCGTGATCCAGAAGTCACGCGGCGTATCTTCGCTCTGGCCGAATACCTTAAGCACACCCTGTACGAATTCACTCGTCGGTTCAATATCGAGGTGATGATCGTGCAGAACGCGTTGTGCATTCCGATGAACGTTCCGCTTGGCGTCGCCATTACGATGTTCATTGCCGAGACCGGCTTCCCGACGATCGCGCATCATCACGATTTCTACTGGGAACGCGATCGTTTTTCGGTCAACGGCATTAACGATATCCTCAGCATGGCGTTTCCGCCGACGCTGCCATCCATTCAGCACGTAACCATCAACCTGCCTGGCCAGGCCGATCTGTCGCACCGCAAAGGGCAGTCTTCGATTCTCGTTCCGAACGTTCTCGACTTCGAAGACCCTCCGGTCAACGACGACTACCCGCACACCTTTAAAGAAGACATCGGCTTATCGCCGGAAGATATTGTCATCTTGCAGCCAACGCGAGTGGTCCCGCGAAAAGGGATTGAACATGCCATCTCGCTGGTCAATTCGCTGAACAACCCCAAGTACAAGCTGGTCATCACGCATGAGTCTGGCGACGAAGGGGACGAATACATGCACGCATTGCAAGAGATGGCCGAACGCCAAAATGTCGATCTCCGCTTCGTCGCCGAACGCGTTGGTGAAGAGCGAGGCTACGACCGTGAAGGGCGCAAGATTTACACACTTGGCGATTGTTACGCGGCCGCCGACTTCATCAGCTATCCCAGCTTGTACGAAGGATTCGGCAACGCGTTGATCGAGGCCTTCTATTTCAAGAAGCCGGTGCTCGTCAATCGTTACTCGATCTTCGTGACCGACATCGAACCGAAAGGGTTCAAAGTGGTCACGATGGATGGCTACCTGACCAAAGACGTCGTCACCCAGGTTCGCAACCTGATGGAAGACGAAGCGTATCGACAGGAAGTCGTGGAACACAACTTTGAACTAGGCAAACGCTTTTTCAGCTACTCTGTTTTGAAACGTAAACTTCGGGCCCTGGTGACCAACTTCACCGGTATGGACGACTTATAA
- a CDS encoding HAD family hydrolase: MNTFSEILKRNSQPLQPIPTDMAADLKELPGIQAVLFDVYGTLLVSGSGDVGTAMEMTKGSALQATFDACEVQCKVPAEDMVAQLYSLIKADHKIATKRGTSYPEIVIEEIWQKLFDAQMQRGQIELPCDFDMKLFAWEFESRVNPTWPMPDFQEVLQTLRQQGLTLGIISNAQYFTPKIVESHLGGSLEENGFRPENCFFSYEHRVAKPGTDLYLAAARSLADQGTEACHILYVGNDMLNDIQPASQVGMKTALFAGDQRSLRLRKDDARMLPIHPDVTLTRLSDILACLPR; encoded by the coding sequence ATGAACACTTTCTCTGAAATCCTCAAGCGAAACAGTCAACCGCTTCAGCCTATTCCCACCGACATGGCCGCTGACTTGAAAGAGCTGCCAGGCATTCAAGCGGTACTCTTCGATGTGTACGGCACCCTATTAGTCAGCGGAAGCGGCGACGTCGGTACCGCTATGGAAATGACCAAAGGTTCGGCGCTGCAAGCCACGTTCGACGCCTGCGAAGTGCAGTGCAAAGTGCCTGCCGAAGACATGGTCGCTCAACTGTATTCGTTGATCAAAGCTGATCACAAAATTGCCACTAAAAGAGGCACTTCTTATCCCGAGATTGTGATCGAAGAAATTTGGCAAAAACTTTTCGACGCCCAGATGCAGCGAGGGCAGATCGAATTGCCGTGCGACTTCGATATGAAACTGTTTGCCTGGGAGTTCGAGTCGCGCGTGAATCCAACGTGGCCGATGCCCGATTTTCAAGAGGTTCTGCAGACCCTCCGTCAGCAAGGGTTAACGCTGGGAATCATCAGCAATGCCCAGTACTTTACGCCGAAAATCGTAGAAAGCCATCTCGGCGGGTCGCTTGAGGAAAATGGATTTCGCCCGGAGAACTGTTTTTTCTCGTACGAGCATCGTGTCGCCAAACCAGGAACTGATCTTTATTTAGCCGCCGCGCGAAGTTTAGCCGACCAGGGAACGGAAGCGTGTCATATTTTGTATGTTGGCAACGACATGCTGAACGATATCCAGCCAGCCTCCCAAGTTGGCATGAAAACTGCACTCTTCGCCGGAGACCAGCGCAGTCTACGACTGCGGAAGGATGACGCTCGAATGTTGCCAATACACCCTGATGTTACCCTCACAAGACTTTCCGACATTTTGGCTTGCCTTCCGAGATAA
- a CDS encoding sigma-70 family RNA polymerase sigma factor encodes MSDDVESLLASLSEGNQAAAEKLLPVLYQELKGIANQHMRNERADHTLQATALVHEAFLKLVDQNRVQWKGKAHFCAVASNIMRRILVDHARTKNAAKRGKGAQRITLEEGLVAGDPQNNVDLVELDELLTELAELNPRHAKIIEMRYFAGMTVEETAAALDVSVSTVKGDWRMAKAWLTSRLEDNSSS; translated from the coding sequence ATGAGCGATGACGTCGAAAGCTTGCTGGCTTCTCTTTCCGAGGGGAATCAGGCCGCCGCGGAAAAGCTATTGCCGGTGCTTTACCAGGAACTCAAAGGTATCGCGAATCAGCATATGCGAAACGAACGTGCCGACCATACGTTGCAAGCGACGGCGTTGGTGCACGAAGCCTTTCTGAAACTGGTCGATCAGAACCGGGTGCAGTGGAAAGGAAAAGCCCACTTCTGCGCGGTGGCATCGAACATCATGCGGCGGATTCTCGTCGATCATGCTCGAACGAAAAACGCCGCCAAGCGGGGCAAAGGGGCCCAGCGGATCACGCTCGAAGAAGGGCTCGTCGCTGGCGATCCACAAAACAATGTCGACTTAGTCGAGCTTGACGAACTGTTAACAGAACTGGCCGAGCTGAATCCGCGACATGCCAAGATTATCGAGATGCGTTACTTCGCAGGCATGACGGTGGAAGAAACGGCCGCGGCGCTCGACGTTTCCGTTTCCACGGTGAAAGGGGACTGGCGAATGGCCAAAGCCTGGCTGACGTCGCGGCTGGAAGATAATTCGAGTTCCTGA
- a CDS encoding serine/threonine-protein kinase — MTPEDYRRLCDAFEQAVQLPSENRERWLDSHFADRADLRDELLRMLANDENSALDNSPVHQHMAVDDLTPATVDLDPEKTAKTKRPPDTIEAVPGYQLMDELGRGGMGVVFKAKQLSPERIVAVKMILSGQFASAQEIQRFRAEAEAAANLSHAGIVPIYEVGHHDGRHFFSMGYVEGRSLADVIREGGLSPDEIAELVLQIAQAMAHAHSVGIVHRDLKPSNILIDADGRPRVTDFGLAKRMDGNSDMTYSGQILGSPGYMAPEQASGKNHLVDHATDIYGLGAILYALLTGKPPFSANNMLEAIDQICTVNPVPPRKLNWNVPRALETICLKCLHKTPAARYRSMKEVASDLESFLRHEPIRAKPLGIGERIVYWARRKPGLASTLACVILFFIYHAISSYVLKEEVSARPWFRVASVGFAIAFSGAAWFFQRMYEKPSRRKVAIYGWMTWNFVLLTGLLFTVHGAASPLSLIYLLLVAASATLYEKGLVGYTMSLAAAGYLMHVLVGATIRPVGYVNFFDATAMMLSIVILGMIQYFVVRRIRLTMDEG, encoded by the coding sequence ATGACCCCTGAAGATTACCGGCGACTTTGCGATGCTTTCGAGCAAGCGGTGCAACTTCCTTCCGAGAACCGCGAGCGTTGGCTGGATAGTCACTTTGCGGATCGTGCCGATCTGCGGGACGAACTGCTGCGGATGCTGGCCAACGATGAGAATTCGGCTTTGGACAATTCGCCGGTGCATCAGCATATGGCGGTCGACGACTTGACCCCTGCGACGGTTGATCTCGACCCAGAAAAGACCGCCAAAACCAAGCGACCGCCTGACACGATCGAAGCAGTGCCGGGCTATCAGCTGATGGACGAACTAGGCCGCGGCGGCATGGGAGTGGTGTTCAAAGCGAAGCAACTTTCGCCGGAACGTATTGTCGCCGTAAAGATGATCCTTTCTGGACAGTTTGCGTCGGCTCAAGAGATTCAGCGTTTTCGCGCTGAAGCAGAAGCGGCCGCGAATCTTTCGCATGCAGGGATCGTACCGATCTATGAAGTGGGGCATCACGATGGACGACACTTCTTCTCGATGGGATATGTCGAAGGGCGTAGCCTGGCCGATGTGATTCGGGAGGGAGGATTGAGCCCGGACGAGATCGCCGAGTTGGTTCTGCAGATTGCCCAAGCGATGGCGCACGCACACTCCGTCGGCATCGTGCATCGCGACTTGAAGCCGTCGAATATCTTGATCGACGCGGACGGCCGCCCTCGCGTGACCGACTTTGGTCTGGCGAAGCGGATGGATGGCAACTCCGACATGACCTACTCTGGGCAGATCCTCGGTTCGCCGGGCTACATGGCTCCGGAGCAGGCTTCCGGCAAAAATCACCTCGTCGATCACGCGACCGATATTTATGGTTTGGGAGCCATTCTGTATGCCCTTTTGACCGGCAAGCCCCCTTTCTCTGCCAACAACATGCTGGAAGCGATCGATCAAATTTGCACGGTCAATCCTGTGCCGCCGCGGAAGTTGAATTGGAACGTTCCTCGTGCCTTGGAAACGATCTGCTTGAAGTGCTTGCATAAGACGCCTGCGGCCCGATACCGCAGCATGAAGGAGGTCGCGTCCGACTTGGAATCGTTCCTCAGGCACGAACCGATCCGCGCGAAACCGCTAGGTATCGGCGAGCGGATTGTTTATTGGGCCCGCAGAAAGCCTGGCTTGGCGAGCACATTGGCTTGCGTGATCTTGTTTTTCATCTACCACGCGATCAGTTCGTACGTGTTGAAAGAAGAGGTCTCGGCACGGCCATGGTTTCGTGTGGCGTCGGTCGGGTTCGCAATCGCGTTTTCGGGAGCGGCATGGTTCTTCCAAAGAATGTACGAAAAGCCCAGCCGCCGAAAGGTGGCCATTTATGGCTGGATGACATGGAACTTCGTGCTGCTGACGGGCCTGCTGTTTACGGTGCATGGCGCCGCGAGTCCGTTATCGTTGATCTATTTATTGTTGGTCGCGGCAAGTGCGACGCTGTATGAAAAGGGGCTCGTTGGCTACACGATGAGCCTCGCTGCGGCAGGCTATTTGATGCATGTGCTCGTAGGAGCTACGATTCGCCCGGTCGGCTACGTGAACTTCTTTGATGCGACCGCCATGATGCTGTCGATCGTGATTCTGGGAATGATCCAGTACTTCGTCGTGCGGAGAATTCGGTTGACGATGGACGAAGGGTAG
- a CDS encoding c-type cytochrome encodes MLNRFFLLGCFLVASVLLAAPQTASAQGATDAMVRLLQSGKLPESRVGTVVGMIAERGNAENLGILFQEATKPDGFSPALQKEALSALKKASESRNLVPAGDLSAVSDLIASDQAATKTLGIQLAGLWKVEATADTLAAIALNNDQPLKLRRLAIDSLIETGSDKTAATVAKLTDESQPLSIRYLGVSALANIDIQKAAEAAAKVLTSADTSTDPADMIDAFLADTKGPDALANALAGKELDGDVAKMCLRQMYSVGRSDQSLVDILSTAAGIDNNPDPLTDDQLQALVAKVLDQGDPARGEEVFRRKELSCLKCHAISGAGGQIGPDLSPVGATSPVDYVINSILFPEMAVKEAYIMKSIVDFDGKMHQGIVADENDDRTILKDANGNEIIIPADDIDLEKEGGSLMPKGLANFLTEEEFLDLVAYVAELGKPGPYGIRSEPTIQRWRALLEVPESLQGEANPSTGEFESQILGLEPDAWLPVYGKVNGELPLADLSEIDSPVLFLQAEIEVVDGGEIGISMNETKGVTAWIVDDEFPAAEEIKTDILPGRHKVTFRLDKRQFPGQSFRAVVTKPADSTAQYTVVGGS; translated from the coding sequence ATGTTGAATCGATTCTTTCTCCTGGGTTGCTTCCTCGTGGCCAGCGTTTTGCTTGCGGCTCCCCAGACTGCTTCGGCTCAAGGGGCGACCGATGCGATGGTTCGCCTGCTGCAAAGTGGCAAGCTGCCGGAATCGCGTGTCGGTACCGTCGTCGGCATGATTGCCGAGCGCGGAAACGCCGAAAACCTCGGCATCCTTTTTCAGGAAGCCACCAAGCCCGATGGCTTCAGTCCGGCGCTTCAAAAGGAAGCCCTCAGTGCATTGAAGAAAGCAAGCGAAAGCCGCAACCTGGTTCCTGCCGGGGATCTTTCCGCGGTGAGCGATCTGATTGCCAGCGATCAAGCTGCCACCAAGACACTCGGCATTCAGCTTGCCGGTCTTTGGAAAGTGGAAGCCACCGCCGATACGCTTGCCGCAATCGCGTTGAACAATGATCAACCATTGAAACTCCGCCGCCTGGCGATCGATTCCTTAATCGAAACCGGCAGTGACAAAACGGCCGCCACCGTTGCCAAGCTGACCGATGAAAGCCAGCCTCTTTCGATTCGCTATCTTGGTGTTTCCGCACTGGCGAACATCGATATCCAGAAAGCAGCCGAAGCGGCCGCCAAAGTGCTTACGTCGGCGGATACTTCCACCGATCCTGCCGACATGATCGATGCGTTTCTGGCCGACACCAAAGGCCCGGACGCTCTTGCCAATGCGTTGGCCGGGAAAGAACTCGACGGCGACGTCGCGAAGATGTGCCTCCGCCAGATGTACTCGGTCGGACGATCCGATCAGTCGTTGGTCGACATCCTGAGTACGGCCGCGGGGATCGACAACAACCCAGATCCGCTCACCGACGATCAGCTTCAAGCACTCGTCGCCAAAGTCCTCGACCAAGGCGATCCGGCCCGAGGCGAAGAAGTTTTTCGTCGCAAAGAACTGAGCTGCCTGAAGTGTCACGCGATCAGTGGTGCCGGCGGTCAAATCGGACCTGACCTCAGCCCCGTGGGTGCCACCAGCCCAGTCGACTACGTGATCAACTCGATTCTCTTTCCTGAGATGGCGGTCAAAGAGGCGTACATCATGAAGTCGATTGTCGACTTCGACGGCAAGATGCATCAAGGGATTGTCGCCGACGAAAACGACGACCGTACGATCTTAAAAGACGCCAACGGTAACGAGATCATCATTCCGGCCGACGACATCGATCTGGAAAAGGAAGGGGGGTCGCTCATGCCCAAGGGCCTCGCCAACTTCCTGACCGAAGAAGAATTCCTTGATCTTGTTGCCTATGTCGCCGAGCTCGGCAAGCCTGGTCCTTACGGCATTCGTAGCGAACCGACCATCCAGCGATGGCGTGCTTTGCTGGAAGTCCCCGAGTCGCTGCAAGGAGAAGCGAATCCTTCCACCGGCGAATTTGAATCGCAGATTCTCGGACTTGAACCAGACGCCTGGCTGCCCGTTTATGGCAAAGTGAACGGCGAATTGCCGCTCGCCGATCTAAGCGAGATCGATAGCCCTGTCTTGTTCCTGCAAGCCGAGATTGAAGTGGTTGACGGTGGCGAGATCGGGATCTCGATGAATGAGACGAAAGGAGTCACGGCCTGGATCGTCGACGATGAATTCCCTGCCGCGGAAGAAATCAAAACGGATATCTTGCCCGGCCGACATAAGGTGACTTTCCGCCTGGACAAACGCCAATTCCCCGGCCAGTCGTTCCGCGCCGTTGTCACCAAACCGGCCGACTCCACGGCACAGTACACCGTCGTCGGCGGAAGCTAA
- a CDS encoding PVC-type heme-binding CxxCH protein: MIRPSCAAALLLGLCVSLISSDARAEAKLELKKGDKIVYIGNTLAERMQYFPHFETRLQARFPELNLVVRDLGWSADEITLRPRSKDFNDHGHKLEDHKPDVIMAFFGFNESFAGEAGLEKFEKDLEKFIADTKATKYDGKSPTLVLVSPIPHEDLRSRFLPTGEKNNENIALYAEAMHRLADKHDVVYADVFAPMLEPMAGESDLTINGVHMNDAGYEVFGKVLDEALFGAAPQYKTELATLYPEVKEKDLQFFYDHRAVNGFYIYGGRKNPFGVVNFPAEFAKLRKMIDNRDQRIWKVANGETVPAEVDDSNTGDFTDIETNVNRPVDIFSPEAEAKTFSLPEGYEINLFASEVEFPELENPVQLAFDAKGRLWVTTMESYPMYLPGTPPDDKVLIFEDTDGDGKADKQTVFADGLHIPTGIELGDGGAYVAQQPNLMFLEDKDGDDKADERTMVLHGFDSADSHHSISAFTWGPGGALYFQEGTFHHSQVETPYGPERLANAGIFRYEPLTEKLDIFVSYGFANPWGHTFDDWGQNYVADASGGANYFGTAFSGDVVYPQKHGRMEQFLKKQWRPTAGCELVSSRNFPESAQGNYLLNNCIGFQGILQYKVKDQGSGVHADPVDPLLVSKDTSFRPVDIQFGPDGALYIVDWYNPLVGHMQHSLRDPKRDKHHGRIWRIRYTGNDLVKAPKIDGASIEELLDLLKEPEYRTRYRVRRELRKYDGEKVNAAIETWLAGLDKNDSMNNHHMLEALWVKQNLDLVDVELLKRMLTDGDFRARAAATRVLCYWRDRVPGSLDLLEAQVNDENPRVRLEAIRALSFFEGEDVERAQEIALQSLLYDQDYYLEYTLKETLATLEKRAKQG, encoded by the coding sequence ATGATTCGACCATCGTGTGCTGCGGCCCTGCTATTGGGCCTGTGCGTCTCGCTGATCTCTTCCGATGCCCGCGCGGAAGCCAAGCTGGAACTGAAGAAGGGAGACAAAATTGTCTACATCGGCAATACGCTTGCCGAGCGGATGCAATACTTCCCGCACTTTGAAACCCGACTTCAGGCTCGCTTCCCTGAACTCAACCTGGTCGTTCGCGATCTCGGTTGGTCGGCCGACGAAATCACCCTGCGTCCGCGCAGCAAAGACTTCAACGACCACGGCCACAAATTGGAAGATCACAAGCCAGACGTGATCATGGCGTTCTTCGGCTTCAACGAATCGTTCGCCGGTGAAGCCGGTTTGGAGAAGTTCGAGAAAGACCTCGAAAAGTTCATCGCCGACACCAAAGCCACCAAGTACGACGGCAAGAGCCCAACCCTGGTACTCGTTTCGCCGATCCCTCACGAAGACCTTCGTTCCCGCTTCCTACCGACCGGCGAGAAGAACAACGAGAACATCGCTCTTTACGCCGAAGCCATGCACCGCTTGGCTGACAAGCACGATGTCGTCTATGCCGACGTTTTCGCACCCATGCTGGAACCTATGGCAGGCGAGAGCGATCTGACCATCAACGGCGTTCACATGAACGACGCCGGTTACGAGGTCTTCGGCAAAGTCCTGGACGAAGCCCTCTTCGGTGCCGCCCCTCAGTACAAGACCGAACTGGCTACCCTGTATCCTGAAGTGAAAGAGAAGGACTTGCAGTTCTTCTACGATCACCGTGCGGTCAATGGTTTCTATATCTATGGTGGCCGTAAGAATCCATTCGGCGTGGTTAACTTCCCTGCCGAATTCGCCAAGCTGCGCAAGATGATCGACAACCGCGATCAGCGTATCTGGAAAGTTGCCAACGGCGAAACGGTTCCTGCCGAAGTCGACGACAGCAACACCGGCGATTTCACCGACATCGAAACCAACGTCAATCGCCCCGTCGATATCTTCTCGCCCGAGGCGGAAGCCAAAACCTTTTCGCTTCCAGAAGGCTACGAAATCAATCTGTTCGCATCGGAAGTTGAATTCCCAGAACTGGAAAACCCTGTGCAGTTGGCCTTCGACGCCAAAGGCCGTCTTTGGGTGACCACCATGGAAAGCTATCCGATGTACTTGCCTGGCACGCCACCAGACGACAAAGTCCTCATCTTTGAAGACACCGACGGCGACGGTAAAGCCGACAAGCAAACCGTCTTCGCCGATGGCCTGCACATTCCGACCGGGATCGAACTGGGCGACGGCGGAGCCTATGTTGCTCAGCAGCCGAACTTAATGTTCCTGGAAGATAAAGATGGCGACGACAAAGCGGACGAACGAACAATGGTTCTGCATGGGTTCGATTCGGCCGACTCGCATCACTCGATCAGCGCCTTCACGTGGGGACCTGGCGGGGCATTGTACTTCCAGGAAGGCACCTTCCACCATTCGCAAGTCGAAACCCCTTACGGCCCGGAACGTCTCGCCAATGCAGGCATCTTCCGTTACGAACCGCTGACCGAAAAGCTCGACATCTTCGTTTCGTACGGCTTCGCCAACCCTTGGGGGCATACGTTCGATGACTGGGGCCAAAACTACGTTGCCGACGCATCCGGCGGGGCCAACTACTTTGGTACCGCATTCAGTGGCGACGTCGTTTACCCGCAGAAGCATGGCCGTATGGAGCAGTTCCTGAAAAAGCAGTGGCGTCCAACCGCTGGCTGCGAACTGGTCTCCAGCCGTAACTTCCCTGAATCGGCACAAGGCAATTACCTGCTGAACAACTGCATCGGCTTCCAAGGTATCCTGCAGTACAAAGTCAAAGACCAAGGCAGCGGTGTGCACGCCGATCCTGTCGATCCGTTGCTGGTCTCGAAAGACACCAGCTTCCGTCCCGTCGACATCCAGTTCGGCCCTGACGGTGCCCTTTACATCGTCGACTGGTACAACCCACTGGTCGGTCACATGCAGCACTCGCTGCGTGATCCGAAGCGTGACAAGCACCACGGTCGTATCTGGCGCATTCGTTACACCGGCAACGACTTGGTCAAAGCTCCGAAGATCGACGGTGCTTCGATTGAAGAACTGCTCGACCTCTTGAAGGAACCAGAGTACCGTACGCGTTATCGCGTTCGTCGCGAACTACGCAAGTATGACGGCGAGAAAGTCAACGCCGCCATCGAAACCTGGTTGGCAGGCCTCGACAAGAACGACTCCATGAACAACCACCACATGTTGGAAGCGTTGTGGGTCAAGCAAAACCTGGACCTGGTCGATGTCGAACTCCTCAAGCGAATGCTGACCGATGGCGACTTCCGTGCTCGGGCAGCTGCCACGCGTGTGCTGTGCTATTGGCGTGACCGTGTGCCCGGTTCGCTCGATCTGCTGGAAGCCCAAGTGAACGACGAAAATCCTCGCGTTCGCCTGGAAGCGATCCGAGCACTTAGCTTCTTCGAAGGCGAAGATGTCGAACGTGCCCAGGAGATCGCACTCCAGTCGCTGCTGTACGATCAAGACTACTACTTGGAGTACACCCTGAAAGAAACCTTGGCAACGCTCGAAAAGCGTGCCAAGCAGGGCTAA